One genomic window of Methanosarcina acetivorans C2A includes the following:
- a CDS encoding nucleoside recognition domain-containing protein — MLPASLIHSAEYLLKTGPSIILGVVLAELLVSLGWFYKFDFLVKPITNYAHLKKECGVSFLTAFASTSSANASLKSMYDGGIIKEDELIIASVLNSFPAIVMHWRTLLPILVPLLGTTGIIYVGLITFVGFVKTLIVLIVGHFLLEEKEVRFEDFEKKEPPALKTAFKESLGTSKKTIIRIFKVMIPVTILVFVLTDLGVFDTLGSYLEPVSAYLPVPVEGLPVIAALFASHLAAYTLASNLMEQGILSGIEVIIVLLVGNIVTSLGTLRIYIPHYVGIFGPKIGMKTILISQTLRIFVMLGITGVILIVF, encoded by the coding sequence ATGTTACCTGCCTCCCTCATACACTCAGCTGAGTACCTTTTAAAAACAGGTCCCTCAATAATCCTTGGAGTTGTCCTTGCCGAACTTCTGGTAAGCCTCGGCTGGTTCTATAAATTTGATTTCCTGGTAAAGCCGATTACAAACTACGCCCACCTCAAAAAAGAATGCGGGGTAAGTTTCCTTACGGCTTTTGCATCCACATCCTCAGCCAATGCTTCACTTAAAAGCATGTACGATGGAGGAATCATAAAAGAAGATGAACTGATCATAGCTTCGGTTTTGAACTCTTTTCCTGCAATTGTCATGCACTGGAGGACCCTGCTCCCGATACTTGTCCCCCTGCTCGGGACGACAGGGATCATTTATGTGGGCCTGATAACCTTTGTGGGGTTTGTAAAAACCCTGATAGTCCTTATTGTTGGGCATTTCCTGCTTGAAGAAAAAGAAGTGCGTTTTGAAGACTTTGAAAAAAAAGAACCTCCGGCATTAAAGACGGCTTTTAAAGAAAGCCTCGGGACTTCGAAGAAAACCATAATCAGGATTTTCAAGGTAATGATCCCGGTAACCATTCTGGTTTTTGTTCTGACAGACCTGGGAGTCTTTGACACCCTTGGCTCATATCTGGAACCTGTCTCGGCTTATCTGCCTGTACCTGTCGAAGGACTCCCGGTAATTGCTGCCCTTTTTGCAAGCCACCTTGCAGCCTACACGCTTGCATCAAACCTCATGGAGCAGGGAATCTTAAGCGGAATCGAAGTCATAATCGTCCTCCTGGTAGGCAATATCGTTACAAGCCTCGGGACACTGAGAATTTACATCCCGCATTACGTTGGGATCTTCGGTCCCAAAATAGGAATGAAAACTATTCTGATTTCTCAGACTCTCAGAATCTTTGTTATGCTGGGGATTACGGGAGTAATTTTGATAGTGTTTTAA